In Methanothrix sp., a genomic segment contains:
- a CDS encoding carbamate kinase: MTGPTVLAFGGNALLFDPRDPSTQEREAAAFARAVRLLMDREEGMVLVHGNGPQVGMILLRIEATREHIPAETLDIMVAETQGSIGYLLCRSLRNEIPDREIAAFLTQVLVDPGDSAFATPSKPVGPYYTEEVAEGLISSRGWMMRERADRGWRRVVPSPRPLEIVELHTIMDAVGHGHLVIAGGGGGIPVIRDEKGELSGVEAVIDKDLTACKLALATGAERFVILTDVPHVSTGFGSASERRIDRMKASRARRLLTRGEFPPGSMGPKVEAAAIFAESTGLSALISSIEQLRRALEGDGGTWVDP, from the coding sequence ATGACTGGACCAACGGTTCTCGCTTTTGGCGGAAATGCCCTGCTCTTTGATCCTCGCGATCCCTCGACTCAGGAGAGAGAGGCAGCGGCATTCGCCCGCGCAGTCAGGCTGCTCATGGACCGGGAGGAGGGAATGGTGCTTGTCCATGGCAACGGCCCCCAGGTGGGCATGATCCTGCTGCGGATCGAGGCCACACGAGAGCACATACCAGCTGAGACCCTGGATATCATGGTGGCGGAAACCCAGGGGAGCATTGGCTATCTTCTGTGCCGATCTCTGAGAAATGAGATTCCAGATAGAGAGATAGCAGCCTTCCTGACCCAGGTCCTGGTTGACCCTGGCGATTCCGCATTTGCCACCCCCTCCAAGCCAGTGGGCCCATATTATACCGAAGAGGTGGCAGAGGGGTTGATCAGCTCCCGGGGATGGATGATGAGGGAGAGGGCAGACAGGGGATGGAGAAGGGTGGTCCCTTCGCCCAGGCCCCTGGAGATAGTCGAGCTGCACACCATAATGGATGCTGTGGGCCATGGCCATCTGGTCATTGCCGGGGGAGGAGGCGGAATACCAGTGATAAGGGATGAGAAGGGGGAGCTGTCCGGGGTTGAGGCGGTGATCGATAAGGATCTGACCGCCTGCAAGCTGGCCTTGGCCACAGGGGCGGAGAGGTTCGTCATCCTCACCGATGTGCCCCATGTCTCAACCGGCTTTGGCAGCGCATCTGAGAGGCGCATCGACAGGATGAAGGCCTCCCGGGCCAGGAGGCTGCTGACACGGGGAGAATTTCCCCCGGGCTCTATGGGGCCTAAGGTGGAGGCGGCAGCGATCTTCGCTGAATCCACCGGCCTTTCTGCCCTGATCAGCAGCATCGAGCAGTTGAGGAGGGCTTTGGAAGGGGATGGGGGAACGTGGGTTGATCCTTAG
- a CDS encoding carboxymuconolactone decarboxylase family protein yields the protein MKEQIFFGEGMATVKKDYPDLYEAIVALNEATYTGKVLDYKTQKLIALGINAAASDDRATKKQMISAIKEFGVTKDEIVDVLRVVLLTSGMPPFVKSMKLMSEVLEK from the coding sequence ATGAAAGAACAGATATTCTTCGGCGAGGGTATGGCCACTGTAAAGAAGGATTATCCCGATCTGTACGAGGCAATAGTGGCCTTGAATGAGGCCACCTATACCGGCAAGGTCCTGGACTATAAGACCCAGAAGCTCATCGCCCTGGGGATCAATGCCGCCGCCTCCGATGATAGGGCGACAAAGAAGCAGATGATCAGCGCTATAAAGGAGTTCGGAGTCACCAAGGATGAGATAGTTGATGTGCTGAGAGTGGTGCTGCTGACATCTGGTATGCCTCCGTTCGTCAAGAGCATGAAGCTGATGAGCGAAGTGCTGGAGAAATGA
- a CDS encoding phosphoribosyltransferase — MAATVIEDPALRNRLGVFKDRDEAGALLARSLESLRGRDAIVLAIPSGGIPIGLAVAAHLNLPFDLLIIRKLPIPGNPEAGFGAISLEGDVVLNRPMVRMLGLSDVQIERQAESVREELKTRDRLFRGGRPPAELRGRTLILTDDGLASGYTMMAAIRQARREGPAEIVVAVPTASLHTIDLLAGEVDRIVCLNIRTGSYFAVAEAYKDWYDLSRDEVVALLRESGFLADDLR, encoded by the coding sequence ATGGCGGCAACTGTAATTGAGGATCCGGCCCTCAGGAACAGGCTTGGCGTCTTCAAGGATCGAGATGAGGCGGGAGCTCTTCTGGCCAGATCCCTGGAGAGCCTCAGGGGAAGGGACGCCATCGTCCTTGCCATACCCTCGGGAGGCATCCCCATCGGTCTGGCTGTAGCCGCCCATCTGAATCTGCCCTTTGATCTGCTCATCATCAGGAAGCTTCCCATCCCCGGCAATCCGGAGGCGGGATTTGGCGCAATAAGCCTGGAGGGGGATGTAGTCCTCAATCGCCCCATGGTCAGGATGCTGGGCCTGAGCGATGTGCAGATCGAAAGGCAGGCAGAATCAGTAAGAGAGGAGCTCAAGACCAGGGATCGCCTATTCCGGGGGGGCAGGCCACCGGCGGAGCTGCGGGGAAGGACGCTCATACTGACTGATGACGGACTGGCCTCCGGTTATACCATGATGGCTGCCATCCGCCAGGCCAGAAGAGAGGGGCCCGCGGAGATCGTGGTGGCTGTTCCCACAGCCTCCCTTCATACCATTGATCTGCTGGCCGGGGAGGTGGACAGGATTGTGTGCCTGAATATCAGAACAGGGAGCTATTTCGCTGTGGCTGAGGCCTATAAAGACTGGTATGACCTCTCCCGGGACGAGGTGGTGGCTCTATTGAGAGAGAGCGGATTTCTGGCTGATGATCTCCGATGA